Sequence from the Methanobrevibacter arboriphilus genome:
TTAAAAATAGAAAATGCCAATATTATTATTTCTTATATCTCTCATCCAGATTTAGCATTAGATATAGTATATAGATTTGCAGATAAAGTTGATTGGATTATTGTAGCTTCTTGGAAAGGAGATGGTTTTAAAAATCAATTAGAATCTAAAAACAATGTTTCTTGTCCTTATATTATGTGTGAAATTGAAGAAAATGGAAATCCTATTTATGATGAATTTTTATCAAAAATTGGCAAACCTAAAGTTGAATTAATCTTAGAAAATGGAAAAGTCAATGATATAAATGTAATTAGGTCATCTCCTTGTGGTTCTACTTCGTTTGTAGCAGATTATATTCTTGAAAAATATAAAGGCAAAATTCCAGATGAAGAAATTCTACCTCGAGAAGCGGGGCTTAAAATTCAGCATTATCCTTGCCGTGCAGGGAAAATGAGATTATTCACAGATGAAGAATGTAAAAAACAAATGGCATCAGGATTCCACCAAGACACCTTCAAAGAAGCTATAGAAAAATAAATTAAAGATAATTTATTCTTCTTTTTCCATGAATAATTTAATAGATGTAAATAACAATAAAGCTCCTAAAATAAGCTTTAACAATTCTGAAGGAGCATAAATAACTAATAAAGCTCCAATTGATGCGCCTATTATAGAAGCTATTCCCATAGGAATAACTAAAGAAGTGATTTCGCTTTTATCACTATACATTTTATTTCTTTTATGTCTTGTAATTCCAACGAGCATGGTAGGTAAGCTAATAATTAGACTCATTGTACCTGCTAGTTTAATATCAATTCCAAATATTAAAATTAATATAGGAATTATAACTTCTCCTCCTGCAACACCTAATAAACTACTGATAGTTCCAATAAGCAAACCACATAAAACAGCTATAATTAATTTCAAATATATACTACCAAATAATATACCCATTGACCCAAAAGGTATGAAACTTTCACAAATAAGAAGTAAACCCATAATTAAAAGCAATATCAGCATTATTTTTTTAAATAACACATCAGATACTTTATTTAGCATCCCAATACCCCAGTATGCTCCAATAGTAGAACCTACAATTATTGCAAGCATTAAAAGCACTTGAGGGAAAATAATCGAAATATCAATATTATTAGTTCTAAAATAAATAGCTGAAGCAACAGTAATTAAACTTACCAACATATTCAATGCAACAGCTTTTTTAGCAGTTTTACTAAAAGTCTTCAACAAAAAAGGCAGTCTAAATTCAGCACCACCTAAACCTATTAAACCACCTAAACAAGCAATAGGCACACCAATAATAAATGAAAAAATAGAAGTCTTCTTAGTATCCATACTCTCTCAACCTACAAAAATCAAACCTAAATAACAATATTTAATAAATATTAAGATAATTTGATTAATATATTATATCAACTAACTTAAAAATATTGGGATTAATAGTAAAATAATATAAATAGCTATTTAATGGACTATTCTTTCCATTAAATTATATAATTAGGATGCTCTTGTATTTTATATTTATATTAAAAACTATTTATACTATTATATGCAAAATATTTTCTAGAGTATCATTAAAATAATTTAATTATTTTGATATATTAAATTAAATCAATAGGGCTTGTGGCTTAGCCTGGAAGAGCGCAGGACTCCTAATCCTGCCGTCAGGGGTTCAAATCCCCTCAAGTCCGTGTTAATATTTTCCGTGAAATGAGTGTTATTTTTTGTTTTTTAAATTCTTATTTTTAGTAGTTTTAAATAATTTTA
This genomic interval carries:
- a CDS encoding DUF166 domain-containing protein, with the protein product MISVVILTDGPYGDRAYDTIKEEFVADFIQLEPPSGMFLDDEIELPKDAALKIENANIIISYISHPDLALDIVYRFADKVDWIIVASWKGDGFKNQLESKNNVSCPYIMCEIEENGNPIYDEFLSKIGKPKVELILENGKVNDINVIRSSPCGSTSFVADYILEKYKGKIPDEEILPREAGLKIQHYPCRAGKMRLFTDEECKKQMASGFHQDTFKEAIEK
- a CDS encoding sulfite exporter TauE/SafE family protein — its product is MDTKKTSIFSFIIGVPIACLGGLIGLGGAEFRLPFLLKTFSKTAKKAVALNMLVSLITVASAIYFRTNNIDISIIFPQVLLMLAIIVGSTIGAYWGIGMLNKVSDVLFKKIMLILLLIMGLLLICESFIPFGSMGILFGSIYLKLIIAVLCGLLIGTISSLLGVAGGEVIIPILILIFGIDIKLAGTMSLIISLPTMLVGITRHKRNKMYSDKSEITSLVIPMGIASIIGASIGALLVIYAPSELLKLILGALLLFTSIKLFMEKEE